CATTATATATATTAATATCATTAAGCCGATAATCTGCGCCAAGATCAATAACCACTGTCTTTTCTAAAATCTCCGGCGAGACCATTTTGGATGCAATTCCGTGTGGCATAGCCAGAAAAACTACATCAGACTGTTCTGCAAGAACCTCCATGTCTCCGGCTTCGCATATTAGATTGGTTAAATCTCTGAAATTATTGTAGATCTCCGAATACTTCTGACCCGAATAACTTCTAGAACCTAAAGATACCAGTTCAACTTCAGGATGTCTCATTAACAACCTGACCAGTTCCTGTCCTGCGTATCCTGTTGCGCCGATTACTGATGCTTTAATCATTTTAATTCTCTCTTTCCCTGTTTCCTTCATTAATCTTAATTTTCCTTAAGATTTTAACTGACTGAATTTTCATTATTCTGATACCAACGGTTATACTAATACAATAAGTATCAGATAGCTCATCTTTTGTGACATATTTACATACTTTCTCTATTTTATTCTATCAAATATGTCTTTTTCTGTCCTGGTTTTGTTTGTTTTTTGATTATTACCGTATTATAATCCTTTCTCACTGAATAATCAAGCGCATTGCTGAATATTTATTTATTTTTTTAAACTTTTTTCATTTTTTGCTTGCTCTTTTATTCAAACCCATGTATAATCATTCATGTAAAATAAACTGTTCAAAACAGGAGGATAGATATTATGAATAAAAAAGTAATTCTTGCCTATTCAGGCGGATTGGATACAACCACGATTATACCTTGGCTGAAAAACACCTATGATTATGAAGTCATCGCTGTCTGCGTCGATGTGGGACAGGGTACTGAACTTGAGGGCCTTGAGGAACGTGCTCTTTCATCTGGTGCCAGCAAACTATATATTGAAGATGTTACCGATGAATTTGTTGAAGACTACGTCTGGCCTGCGCTTAAAGCTGACGCCGTCTACGAGAAAAAATATCTTTTAGGTACTTCACTGGCCCGACCTTTGATTGCTAAAGTTCTGGTCAAATATGCGCTTTTAGAAGGCGCCGAAGCAATCTGTCATGGCGCTACCGGTAAAGGAAACGATCAGGTCCGATTTGAATTAACAATTGGTGCCCTGGCTCCACAGCTTAAAATTATTGCTCCCTGGCGAATCTGGGATATCAAATCTCGTGAAGATGCCATGAACTATTGTATCATGCATGATATTAAAGTTCCCATGACAATCAGCAACAGCTACAGCCGTGATAAAAACATCTTACATATGAGCCACGAAGGCCTGGAGCTTGAAGATCCCACTCTGGAACCACAATATAAAAAACTGTTACAGATGACTACTCCCGTCGAAGATGCACCTGATGAAGCCGAAGTTGTCAAAATCGATTTTGAACAGGGAATTCCAGTCAAATTAAACGGCAAGGAAATGAGTGGTCGTGAACTTCTATCTGAACTCAATACCATCGGTGGACGTCATGGCGTTGGTATCGTTGATTTGATTGAAAACCGCGTCGTCGGTATGAAATCCCGTGGTATTTATGAAACACCAGGTGGTTCAATTTTATATAAAGCCCACGAAGAACTGGAACATATGTGTCTGGATCGCCAGACTTTTGGTTTTAAACAGCAGGCGGCAGTTAAGTTTGCTGAACTTGCCTACAATGGCGAATGGTTTACTCCGCTTCGCGAGGCTTTAACCGCTTTTGTTGATGAAACTCAGAAAACAGTCACTGGAAGTGTTGAGTTAAAACTCTACAAAGGAAATATCATTTTGACCGGTGTTTCTTCACCCTATTCATTATATAATGCAGAAATTGCCAGCTTTACAACTGGTGATCTTTACGACCATAAAGATGCTGAAGGATTCATCCATTTGTTTGGACTGCCTCTTAAAGTCCGAGCACTTATGCGTATGAGTCAGGAAGAACAGGAAAAATAGAAAATGTCTAAAAAAATGTGGGGAGGTCGGTTTTCTAAAAGCACCGACCTTTTAACAGACGACTTTAATTCGTCTATTTCATTCGATCAGCGGTTATATAAACAGGATATTCAGGGCAGCATCGCTCACGCTCAAATGCTTGGACAGCAGGGAATTATCCCTGCCGACGAGGCTGAGATCATCGTAAAAACTTTAAAAGACATTCTGTCTGACATTGAAGCCGGGCAAATTGAATTCTCAATTGCTATGGAAGATATTCATATGAATATTGAGTCGATTTTGACCGAACGAATCGGTGATATCGGAAAAAAACTTCATACCGGTCGTAGCCGAAACGACCAGGTCGCAACCGATATGCGCCTTTTTGTCAAAGAAATCGCCGGTGAATCAGCAACTCTGGTCAGAGATCTGATTCAGACGCTTTTAAATCTGTCTGAAACCCATACTCAAACGATCATGCCAGGATATACCCATCTACAAAGGGCTCAACCCATTACTTTTGCCCACCACCTGATGGCTTATACAGAAATGTTCAAACGTGATATTATCCGGTTTAAACAAGTCATAGAAATGGCTGATGTTCTCCCCCTGGGTTCAGCAGCAATGGCAACCACCACTTATCCGCTTGATCGCGAAATGGTTGCAAAGACACTGGATTTCTCGGCTATCAGTTTAAACAGTCTGGATGCAGTGGCCGATCGGGATTTCTGCATTGATTTTCTGGAAGCCGCTTCAGTTCTGATGATGCATTTAAGCCGTTTCTCTGAAGAAATTATTCTCTGGTGCAGCAGTGAATTTGGTTTCATTACCCTGGATGACGCCTTCAGCACCGGTTCCAGCATTATGCCGCAAAAGAAAAACCCCGATATTGCTGAACTGGTTCGCGGTAAAACCGGTCGCGTTTATGGTGATCTGATGGGACTTTTAACTACCATGAAAGGCATCCCCCTGGCATATAACAAAGATATGCAGGAAG
This genomic interval from Eubacteriaceae bacterium ES3 contains the following:
- a CDS encoding argininosuccinate synthase gives rise to the protein MNKKVILAYSGGLDTTTIIPWLKNTYDYEVIAVCVDVGQGTELEGLEERALSSGASKLYIEDVTDEFVEDYVWPALKADAVYEKKYLLGTSLARPLIAKVLVKYALLEGAEAICHGATGKGNDQVRFELTIGALAPQLKIIAPWRIWDIKSREDAMNYCIMHDIKVPMTISNSYSRDKNILHMSHEGLELEDPTLEPQYKKLLQMTTPVEDAPDEAEVVKIDFEQGIPVKLNGKEMSGRELLSELNTIGGRHGVGIVDLIENRVVGMKSRGIYETPGGSILYKAHEELEHMCLDRQTFGFKQQAAVKFAELAYNGEWFTPLREALTAFVDETQKTVTGSVELKLYKGNIILTGVSSPYSLYNAEIASFTTGDLYDHKDAEGFIHLFGLPLKVRALMRMSQEEQEK
- the argH gene encoding argininosuccinate lyase, with product MSKKMWGGRFSKSTDLLTDDFNSSISFDQRLYKQDIQGSIAHAQMLGQQGIIPADEAEIIVKTLKDILSDIEAGQIEFSIAMEDIHMNIESILTERIGDIGKKLHTGRSRNDQVATDMRLFVKEIAGESATLVRDLIQTLLNLSETHTQTIMPGYTHLQRAQPITFAHHLMAYTEMFKRDIIRFKQVIEMADVLPLGSAAMATTTYPLDREMVAKTLDFSAISLNSLDAVADRDFCIDFLEAASVLMMHLSRFSEEIILWCSSEFGFITLDDAFSTGSSIMPQKKNPDIAELVRGKTGRVYGDLMGLLTTMKGIPLAYNKDMQEDKEPVFDAWDTIKICVITFTKMIATIKVNHESMKKAAAGGFTNATDAADWLVKQGVAFRDAHEIIGKLVFYALENNKSLDDLTLLEYQQISPVFNETIFSAIDLSTCVNQRNLTGGPAEEQVKKAISLNRSWLAQYCCQ